The region GGCCGTGCTGTGCCTGGCGCAAGACCTGGATGACCTCAAGCGGCGTCTGGGCCAGATCATCGTCGGCTTCGACCTGGACGGCAAGCCCGTGGAGGCCCGGGCCCTGCGGGCAGAAGGGGCCATGGCCATCCTGCTCAAAGAGGCACTGAAGCCCAACCTGGTCCAGACGCTCGAGCACACGCCGGCGGTGGTCCACGGGGGGCCGTTCGCCAACATCGCCCACGGCTGCAACACGGTGGTGGCGACGCGAATGGCGCTCAAGCTGGGCGATTGGGTGGTCACGGAGGCTGGTTTCGGCGCCGACCTGGGCGCCGAGAAGTTCATCGACATCAAGTGCCGCAGCGCGGGCCTGAGCCCGGCGGTCGTCGTGCTGGTGGCGACGGTTCGCTCGCTGAAAATGCACGGCGGCGCGGCCAAGACGAGCCTGCGCGATGAAGACCTGCCGGCGTTGCAGCGCGGCAGTGCCAACCTGGCCCGCCACATCCGGAACGTCACCGAGGTGTACGGACTGCCCTGCGTGGTGGCCCTCAACCACTTCGCCAGCGACACCGCGGCGGAGCGCGAGTGGTTGACGGCCTTCGTGAGCGACATGGGCGTCGAATGTGTGCAGACCGAGGTGCACGCGCACGGCGGCGCCGGCGGAGAGGCTCTGGCGCAGGCGGTTCAGCGGCTGGCCAAGCGCGGTCAGGGCTGCCGCTACGTGTATGACCTGGCGGCCTCGCCCGCCGACAAGATCCGACAGGTGGCGCAGCGGGTGTACGGCGCCTCGGACGTGCAGTTCAGTCCGCAAGCCCTCAAGCAACTCGCGCAGGTGTCCGCCGCCGGCTTCGACGGATGGCCCGTTTGCATCGCCAAAACGCCGTATTCCTTCACACACGACCCCTCCCGCCTGGGGGCTCCCAGTGATTGGGACTTGCAGGTGCGAGAGATCAAGATGGCCGGCGGGGCCGGGTTCCTGGTGGCGCTGACGGGCGACGTCATGACCATGCCGGGCCTGCCAGCCGAACCGGCCGCCACCAGAATGTCCCTGAACGATGCGCAGCAAGTGACGGGGCTGTTCTAGGCCCCCTGCGCGACCTGAAAGAGACGAGCAGGCCCCGTTGACGCCCGGCCGTATCATCGCCTATCATCAGCATCACACTGGGGCGTAGCCAAGTGGTAAGGCACCTGGTTTTGGTCCAGGCATACCTAGGTTCGAATCCTAGCGCCCCAGCTTTTTCTCAGATCCCAGCGCCAGGACCCTGACGTTCCTTTTCCAGGACGCACGGGTCCTTTTGATTGACCGAGCCGCCGCATGCTCGACCTGCTCTCTCTGCTCGGTATCGCCGTGGGTCTGGCGATGGATGCCTTTGCCGTCTCCATGGCCATGGGCTTCGCCCTGCCCCGCATCCGCACCAACCAGGCCCTTCGCCTCGCGCTGGCCTTTGGTGGCTTCCAGTTCCTGATGCCCGTGGTGGGTTACCTGGCCGCCGCGACGATCGCCCGTCATCCGGGTCTGACCGCCTGGGATCACTGGATCGCCTTTGTCCTGCTGGTCGGACTCGGCGCCAAGATGATCCACGACGCCAGGCAGGAATCGCAGGAAGATCCAGCCGCAACGCCGAATGAAGACCCCACCAAGAGCATCCGCCTGCTGTTGCTCGCGATTGTCACCAGCCTGGATGCCCTGGCCGTGGGGGTCAGCTTGGGCCTGCTCCAGGTCACGATCCTCTTGCCAAGCACCCTGATCGGCCTGACGGCCGCCGGGTTTTCCGTGGTGGGACTGCACCTCGGCCATCGCTTCGGTGGCCATCTGGGACGGCACGCCGATATCCTGGGCGGGTTGGCCTTGATGGCCATCGGCGCCCGGATTCTGCACGCTCACTTGATGGCACCCACGCCCTGAACGGTAAGAAACGACACGGCTGAGCGGCCCGATGAGTGGTATACTTGGGAGCCTGAAGACCAGCTGCAGGCGTGCGTGCGCGCCGAAGAGCCAGTTCCCAACGACCGAGGGGTGAGTGTGACGCCATGAGCCGGGCCCTGATTGCAATTGTGATGGCCGCCGGGAAAGGGACGCGGATGAAGTCCGACCGTCCCAAGGTGCTGCACGAGATCGCCGGCGAACCGCTGCTGGGCCACGTGCTTCACACCATCAGCGGTCTGGGCCTGGCCGCCGTCCACGTGATTGTCGGGCACGGGGCAGACCAGGTCCGCGCCTTCCTTCCGACTGGCGTATCGGCCGTGGACCAGTTCGAGCAGCTGGGCACCGGTCATGCCGTCGATCAGGTCACGCCGCACCTGGGCCCGTTCGAGGGTGACGTGCTGATCCTGTCCGGCGATGTCCCCCTGCTCAGTGCGGACACCCTGGCCCGGCTGCGCGCCCGCCACGAAGCAGAAGGGGCCACCGTCAGCCTGCTTTCGGCCCGACTGCAGGACCCCACGGGCTACGGTCGCGTGGTGCGGGATGAGGCGGGGCAGGTGACCGGCATCATCGAGCACAAGGATGCCACGGAGGCCCAGCGGGCCATCGACGAGGTGAACCTCGGCACCTACATCGCCTCCTGGCCCCACCTGCGGGAGGCCCTGGCCACCCTGACGCCCAACAACGCCCAGGGCGAGTACTATCTGACGGACGCGATCGCCCATCTGGCACGCGCGGGCGAGCGCATCGCGTGTCTCTGCACCGAAGACCCCCTCGAAGGGGAAGGTGTCAACACACGCGCCCAGCTCGCTCGCCTGCAAGCCGTCTACCAGGCTCGCACGGCGGAACGCTGGATGGCGGAAGGCGTCACCGTCGTCAACCCCGCCACCACCATCATCGGTCCCCTGGTGGAGCTTGGCCGGGACAGCGTCGTGGAACCTGGGGCGATCCTGCTCGGTCGCACCCGCGTGGGCGAGCGTTGTCTGATCGGGGCCTACAGCCAGTTGCGAGACGTTCGTTGCGGCGACGACGTGGAGATTTTGCACTCTTATCTGTCCGATGCGGCGATCGGAGACGGGACCCACGTGGGCCCCTATGCCCACCTTCGCGCCGGGGCGGAGCTCGGTCGCAAGGTGCGTCTGGGCAACTTCGTCGAGGTCAAGAAATCGCGCCTGGGAGATGGGGCCAAGGCCGCCCATCTGGCTTATCTGGGCGATGCCCAGGTCGGGCGCAACGTCAACATCGGCTGTGGCGTGATCACGGTCAATTACGACGGCACCAAAAAGTCCCAGACCATCATCGAGGATGACGCCTTTGTGGGCAGCAACACCAACCTGATCGCCCCGGTCACGGTGGGCGAGGCGGGCTTCGTCGCGGCTGGCTCCACCATCACGCACAACGTGCCGGCGGGTGCGCTCGCCCTGGGCCGCGCGCGGCAGGTCAACAAAGAAGGTTGGGTCAAGCTGCGACGCGAAACCACCGCCGCACACCCGTGAGGCGAACCGGGTAAGATGTCGATGCACGAGCCAAGGAGTGACGCGATGCAGCTTGCGCCCCAAGTCGAACTGCCCGACAACCTGGTCATCCGGCGCGACATCAAGCTCTTCAGCGGGT is a window of Candidatus Sericytochromatia bacterium DNA encoding:
- a CDS encoding formate--tetrahydrofolate ligase — protein: MTPTTLPLPDDLSIAEGTVLEPISTIAERLGIPPRALEPYGHHKAKLDLGLLDEWRDRPDGQLILVTAISPTPAGEGKTTVTIGLGQALCRLGKKAVVAVREPSLGPVFGVKGGATGGGYAQVLPMAEINLHFTGDFHAVTSANNLLAAMIDNHLHQGNALRLDPRRITFQRVLDVNDRALRHCVLGLGGTQGGVPREESFMITPASEVMAVLCLAQDLDDLKRRLGQIIVGFDLDGKPVEARALRAEGAMAILLKEALKPNLVQTLEHTPAVVHGGPFANIAHGCNTVVATRMALKLGDWVVTEAGFGADLGAEKFIDIKCRSAGLSPAVVVLVATVRSLKMHGGAAKTSLRDEDLPALQRGSANLARHIRNVTEVYGLPCVVALNHFASDTAAEREWLTAFVSDMGVECVQTEVHAHGGAGGEALAQAVQRLAKRGQGCRYVYDLAASPADKIRQVAQRVYGASDVQFSPQALKQLAQVSAAGFDGWPVCIAKTPYSFTHDPSRLGAPSDWDLQVREIKMAGGAGFLVALTGDVMTMPGLPAEPAATRMSLNDAQQVTGLF
- a CDS encoding manganese efflux pump MntP family protein; the encoded protein is MLDLLSLLGIAVGLAMDAFAVSMAMGFALPRIRTNQALRLALAFGGFQFLMPVVGYLAAATIARHPGLTAWDHWIAFVLLVGLGAKMIHDARQESQEDPAATPNEDPTKSIRLLLLAIVTSLDALAVGVSLGLLQVTILLPSTLIGLTAAGFSVVGLHLGHRFGGHLGRHADILGGLALMAIGARILHAHLMAPTP
- the glmU gene encoding bifunctional UDP-N-acetylglucosamine diphosphorylase/glucosamine-1-phosphate N-acetyltransferase GlmU; translated protein: MKSDRPKVLHEIAGEPLLGHVLHTISGLGLAAVHVIVGHGADQVRAFLPTGVSAVDQFEQLGTGHAVDQVTPHLGPFEGDVLILSGDVPLLSADTLARLRARHEAEGATVSLLSARLQDPTGYGRVVRDEAGQVTGIIEHKDATEAQRAIDEVNLGTYIASWPHLREALATLTPNNAQGEYYLTDAIAHLARAGERIACLCTEDPLEGEGVNTRAQLARLQAVYQARTAERWMAEGVTVVNPATTIIGPLVELGRDSVVEPGAILLGRTRVGERCLIGAYSQLRDVRCGDDVEILHSYLSDAAIGDGTHVGPYAHLRAGAELGRKVRLGNFVEVKKSRLGDGAKAAHLAYLGDAQVGRNVNIGCGVITVNYDGTKKSQTIIEDDAFVGSNTNLIAPVTVGEAGFVAAGSTITHNVPAGALALGRARQVNKEGWVKLRRETTAAHP